The Dokdonella koreensis DS-123 genome has a segment encoding these proteins:
- a CDS encoding cell division protein FtsQ/DivIB, producing MKGGVLLKLLAWGIALTLIGLPVAGVLTGRFAAHSWPIRQLQVSAEYAYVSAEQIRAAVAPKLDAGFFALDLDDVRAALLGLPWVARVDARKRWPDTLELTVYEQLPYARWGEKQLISRAGTLFTVAGADQLQGLPQLSGPDDQLADVVAFHTRCLRQFSGSGLAVTEVALSSRGAWRLTLASGTTVELGREAAEQRLGRFLDVWPRLASGSNGVPASIDLRYENGFAVRWADAAARAPAATSMQPGA from the coding sequence ATGAAGGGCGGCGTGTTGCTCAAGCTGCTGGCGTGGGGCATCGCCCTGACCCTGATCGGGCTGCCGGTGGCCGGCGTGCTGACCGGCCGCTTCGCCGCGCACAGCTGGCCGATCCGCCAGCTGCAGGTGAGCGCCGAGTACGCCTACGTCAGCGCCGAGCAGATTCGCGCCGCGGTGGCGCCGAAGCTCGACGCCGGATTCTTCGCGCTCGACCTGGACGACGTGCGCGCCGCCTTGCTGGGCCTGCCGTGGGTGGCGCGGGTCGACGCCCGCAAGCGCTGGCCCGACACGCTGGAACTGACCGTCTACGAGCAGCTGCCGTACGCCCGCTGGGGCGAGAAGCAGCTGATCAGCCGCGCCGGCACGCTGTTCACCGTCGCCGGCGCCGACCAGTTGCAGGGCCTGCCGCAGCTGTCCGGCCCGGACGACCAGCTGGCCGACGTGGTCGCGTTCCATACGCGCTGCCTGCGCCAGTTCTCCGGCAGCGGGCTGGCAGTGACCGAGGTAGCGCTGTCCTCGCGCGGCGCCTGGCGCCTGACGCTGGCCAGCGGCACCACGGTGGAGCTCGGCCGCGAGGCCGCCGAACAGCGCCTGGGGCGCTTCCTCGACGTCTGGCCGCGGCTGGCGTCCGGCAGCAACGGCGTGCCGGCGAGCATCGACCTGCGCTACGAAAACGGCTTCGCCGTGCGCTGGGCCGATGCGGCCGCCCGGGCACCGGCCGCCACATCCATGCAACCCGGGGCCTGA
- the ftsA gene encoding cell division protein FtsA, translating to MNRKSERNLIVGLDIGTSKVVAIVGEHGAGEPIEIIGIGSHPAHGLKRGVVVDIESTVHSIQRAIEEAELMAGCQIRSVYASISGSHIKDENSHGTAPIRDKEVTQADLDAVRNSACAIAIPADRSVLYTEAQEYLVDGHEGIRHPVGMSGVRLEANVHLVSGAASAVQNLTKCINRCGLQVDRMIPAAVASSGAVLTDDEKELGVCLVDLGAGTTDIAIYTGGALRHTTSLAIGGDQVTSDIAHLMRTPTAHAEELKVRYACALAQLAHAEETIQVPSVGDRPPRRLARQNLAEAVQPRYEEIFEMVQADLRRSGREELVRAGVVLTGGAARMEGALELAEELFHMPVRLGLPQHVGGLIDVVASPIHATGVGLLVHGARQDAGGRAGGTGVAAVGGLWHRLSTWFKGEF from the coding sequence ATGAACCGCAAGAGCGAACGCAATCTGATCGTCGGCCTGGACATCGGCACGTCCAAGGTGGTGGCGATCGTCGGCGAACACGGTGCCGGCGAGCCGATCGAGATCATCGGTATCGGCTCGCACCCGGCCCACGGGCTGAAGCGCGGCGTCGTCGTCGACATCGAGTCGACCGTCCATTCGATCCAGCGCGCGATCGAGGAGGCCGAGCTGATGGCCGGCTGCCAGATCCGCTCGGTCTACGCCAGCATCTCCGGCAGCCACATCAAGGACGAGAACTCGCACGGCACCGCGCCGATCCGCGACAAGGAGGTGACCCAGGCCGACCTCGACGCGGTGCGCAACTCCGCCTGCGCGATCGCGATTCCGGCCGACCGCAGCGTGCTCTACACCGAGGCCCAGGAGTACCTGGTCGACGGCCACGAGGGTATCCGCCATCCGGTCGGCATGTCCGGCGTGCGCCTGGAGGCCAACGTCCACCTGGTCAGCGGCGCGGCCAGCGCCGTGCAGAACCTCACCAAGTGCATCAACCGCTGCGGGCTGCAGGTCGATCGCATGATCCCGGCGGCCGTGGCGTCCAGCGGCGCGGTGCTGACCGACGACGAAAAGGAGCTCGGCGTCTGCCTGGTCGACCTCGGCGCCGGCACGACCGACATCGCGATCTACACCGGCGGCGCCCTGCGCCACACCACGTCGCTGGCGATCGGCGGCGACCAGGTGACCAGCGACATCGCACACCTGATGCGCACGCCGACCGCGCATGCCGAAGAGCTCAAGGTGCGCTACGCCTGTGCGCTGGCCCAACTGGCGCACGCCGAGGAGACGATCCAGGTCCCCAGCGTGGGCGACCGGCCGCCGCGGCGGCTGGCGCGCCAGAACCTCGCCGAGGCGGTGCAGCCGCGCTACGAGGAGATCTTCGAGATGGTGCAGGCCGATCTTCGCCGCAGTGGCCGCGAGGAGCTGGTGCGCGCCGGCGTGGTGCTGACCGGCGGCGCCGCCCGCATGGAAGGCGCGCTGGAACTGGCCGAGGAACTGTTCCACATGCCGGTGCGCCTGGGACTGCCGCAGCACGTCGGCGGCCTGATCGACGTCGTCGCCAGTCCGATCCACGCCACCGGCGTCGGCCTGCTCGTGCACGGTGCCCGCCAGGACGCCGGCGGGCGTGCAGGCGGCACCGGCGTGGCGGCGGTCGGCGGCTTGTGGCACCGGCTCAGCACCTGGTTCAAGGGCGAATTCTGA